The following proteins are co-located in the Eublepharis macularius isolate TG4126 chromosome 5, MPM_Emac_v1.0, whole genome shotgun sequence genome:
- the ID1 gene encoding DNA-binding protein inhibitor ID-1, translating into MKVATAAAPAASPGPSCALKGVRLGGGAGEPLSRCLSEQSVSLSRAGSPPPPRGLPLCPEQAAAAASLLMDMRGCYSRLAALVPTLPRHRRVSKVEILQHVIDYIWDLQLELQHPLGAGPPPSRGAPEAAGAGPEAACVSSDDRILCR; encoded by the exons ATGAAAGTGGCCACCGCCGCAGCCCCCGCCGCGTCCCCCGGGCCCAGCTGCGCCCTCAAGGGCGTGCGCCTGGGCGGCGGGGCCGGGGAGCCGCTGTCGCGCTGCCTGTCGGAGCAGAGCGTGTCGCTGTCGCGGGCCGGCAGCCCGCCGCCCCCTCGGGGCTTGCCGCTGTGCCCGGAGCAAGCGGCCGCCGCCGCCTCGCTGCTGATGGACATGAGGGGCTGCTACTCGCGCCTGGCCGCCCTGGTGCCCACCCTGCCCCGCCACCGGCGCGTCTCCAAGGTGGAGATCCTCCAGCACGTCATCGACTACATCTGGGACCTCCAACTGGAGCTCCAGCACCCGCTGGGCGCCGGGCCGCCCCCGTCGAGAGGCGCCCCGGAGGCGGCCGGAGCCGGGCCCGAG GCTGCCTGTGTGAGCTCTGACGACCGAATCCTGTGTCGCTGA